AATCAAGAAAAACGTGTCGAAGTTTGATCGCTTAAAGAGACATATGATCAAGGATTATCAACTTTCAGAAGAAGTGAAAAATGCTTTACCAAAAAATGCGATAAGCAAAGGAGGAAGTAACATAATAGCTAAACCAAAAGATAAGAGGATTTCGTAGTGGGCCTGGCCTCCTACATCCACACCCATGGGGGGAATGAAGCCAACAATAAAGGTCGTCACAGCGGCAACAGTACCCAAGAAAGCCATCAGCCAAATCCCCCAGCGACCGCCAGGAATACGATAGGCTTTAGGATCGCGTGTGGACTTACGTAGCACCACACCCGCAATAAACATCATCACGTACATAATCATGTAAAGCTGTGAAGCCAAGGCTGTCAGCAGCCAATAAGAACCATTCACACTCGGCATGAAAATAAAGGCTGTTGCCAAGCCACTAACGAGAACAGCCTGTGTGATCAACAAAAAAGCGGGTGCCCGATGACGATTCTCTCGTTGACAAATACGTGGCAAATAACCATCTTTCGCGGCCAACAACAAACCTCGCACGGGTGCAATAATCCAATTGTTCACACCGCCCATACCGCCAATAATCAACATCATTGCCACCAAAGGCATCATCCAATGCAAATGGTACGTTGTAAAGAAGGCATCAAAGGCTTGCATCAAGCCTGCGACCAGGCTAATTTTCGCTGAAGGCAATACAATCGCAATCGCCAAAGAACCGAGTAAGAGCGTGACAACAATAATAGCCACTGATGCAATCATCGCAATAGGGAAGTCACGTTGCGGATTTTTAACATCTTGCGCATGTACTGCCGCCACTTCCATTCCACAGAACGACAACATAATACCCGTCAATGACACCCATAAGTTCGTGTCATGGTGTATGGGTAATAGTGCGTGCCAAGAAAAATGGATTTGCATGTGATGACCTGTTGCTATCCAAATAATTCCTAATAGGATAATAATAGCCATTGGCAAAAATAATCCGCCGATACTACAAATAGCACTGAATAATGCAGATAATTGAATACCCAACAAATTAAGGAAAGTCGCACCCCAAAAAGCAATCAATATCACTGAGGTTAAAAACCATTTGCTCGCCGCCAGATCCGGAGAAATAAGATAGCCCAGTGTCCCTGCAACAAAGGCCAAAATGGTTGGATACCAAATCACGTTTTCTACCCACTGCAACCAAATAGCGAAAAATCCGTAATGCTCGCCGAACGCTAACTTCACCCAGTCATACACGCCATTGTGCTCAGGATGATTCGATGCCAGCTCCGCAGTAATCAAGGCACACGGCAATAAGAAGCAGATCGCACCAATAAGAAAATAAAAAATGAGTTCACTGCCGAACATCGCCGTCGCCGGCAAATTACGAATACTATCAACTGAACCCACGGTGATCATGATCAGACTGAAGATACTCAGTGTTTTTAAGGTCGATGTGCGGCTGGTTGACATAATATATTGCTTGGCAAATAAACATCGATGGTGCCAGAAGCTTCGTGTGTTTTCAAGTCAAGGGCAACTCTTAGCGTTGGGATAAGCATTAAATCGCCTTAGTAATGTGGTTGAGAGATGTCTTTCGGAAACCGTCGGCGGCAGGGATAGCCGCCGTCGAGCTCCAGGGATGGATTTATGCGTGTTTTCGAAAGACATCTCTCAACCACGTTACTAACAATCACATGCCATTTAACGCTGACATTGCCTCAATCACCCTATAAGGTGAGCGAGCAGGATCTTGCATCGCTTCCACCGGCAGATAAAGACTTTGCTCCAAGACGTACTGTCCCGACATCGCAGCGTGAGACACTTGATCCGTAAACACCATCCAAGTGGTGTTCGGCGGCAAACGCAACGTTTCTTGATCCACTGTTTGTTGATATTGCATATCCGCCTTCATGCGATGGTGTAATTGCAACATAAAATGATCGTACAAACTCCGTGGACTCTTGGTAATACCCAACATATTTAACAACGCGCGAGACCCAGGCAAAGGTTTCGGGATCTGTTTTGCGAAACGTTGCGCTAATTGGGGAAAAGGTTCACCTGCACGCCACACACGATCTTCACCATTGGGGTTAATGTTACTAAATACACGTAAAATACGTTTCCCCTGCACTGGATTTGAAGGAAAAGCATCCACATGCAAACGCGTATCATCTTGGCGATAGGAACTAGCACGCCCCTTGATTTGTACCGGCCGGTAACTCGTTTTAGCCGGCATTAAATGTCCTTGGTAATCGGGCAAAACGCGCTGGACCAGCCCCAAGCTATAATCGTAAAAACGCTGCATCATCCGTGACAATAATTCATGTTGCCCTATTGGCACACTGCACCCTTTCAACGTTTTCGTTGCCGCCTGCCAACTCACATTTTTAGACTGACCATCAGTCACGCCTGGCGTTAAAAAAGCTTGTTCTTCTGGTTGCAACTGAAATGCTAAACCAGGAAAAAATAAAACATGACCCGTTTCCAGTGCGGTCAGTGCTGCAGAAGCATCTGCTGGACCAAGCGTCGGTTTCCATTGCGTATAGGGTAAAGGCGTTAAAACAGACATCCCTGCTCCTTATGCTTTAGGTGGCATCATGGCCACATGAATAGTGACTGGTGGCACTGTCGCCCCCGTTAACTGCTGAAAAACATACAATTTCTCAGGCTGAAGCGGTGAAAAACGTTGGCGAATCGCTGAAGAAATCGTTAAATCACCCCACCAAATCAGCGCAGCGCCTGCCGCATGCACTGCAGTTAATGAAATCTTCGGATTATACCAAGGCTGCCAATCCATATAGACTTTAGGTTTATCTGCAGAATAGAATGCAACATTCCCAGCAAGCCAACGTGGCCCCACCACATATCTTAATGGACGATGAAATTTAGCATGCCACAACTGCGTTACTTTTCTTGCAATAGCAGGCCCGGGAAAATTACCCGTACCTGTCTCTTGATTCTTGTAAGGCTCTAACACTTGCGCATAGTAATACCCGAATGCCATTAAGCCCATCAACACCAACCATACAATAGAGAACCGCTTTAATTCACGCACACCGGCTGCAGACTGCCAAGCATGTAAGATTAATACACCCCATAAACTCACTAGAGGCACACCCCACATAGGCTCTAAATGCATACCTGTTGCCAGGGATAGCGATAAGGTCACGAACAGAGGTCCTAGGGCCATAATCCAGATGAAACGCCCTGCCCACGTGTCATTCGCGTGATGAGGCTTCGTGCGCTTTCCTAAACAAAGCAAACACAAAAAGGCCGGTACAAAAGCACCCGCTTGTTCTGCAAAGAATAAAACAGGATTCTCTAGGTGATTAAACCAATGAATTGTTTCATCTTGCGCACGTAAAAATGCGTAGTGCAAGGTGATGTAATGATGCTGAGCCAACCACAAGACATGTGGCAAGACACACGCCAGTCCCACAAATGTTGCGAAACAAAAACCTCTTGTCACATCCATGTCACGATGTTGAAAAACAAAAATGGCCATAGGCACAAATAAAACAATCGCATAATATTTAGTAAGCGTTGCAACGGCTGCTAATAGGCCGACCCAAAACCACGCACGATATTTTTTCGTCATAATCGCATGATAAAATGCAAGTGTTAATAGTGGCCATACCGCAAGCTCAATGACATTGTCATTAAATTGTGTTGCCGCAATATTGAAATAATACACACTGGCTAGACATAAACTCGCCACGACGGCTTGCGATGGACTTAATATCTTTTTTGCGAGCTGCCATACCGACCAAATACCGAGGACAATACATAATTGACTCAAGAAATAGAATGGCCAATTCACATGACCAAACAGTGCGACGACACCTCGAGACAGCCACGCATTCACCAAGGGATTTTTATCATAACCCCACTGTAAATATTGCCCCCAGGTGATCCCTTCCATGGTATCTAGCGGTAAATTATGGCGCACGATGTTAGGTAGTAAGGTCCAGACAAGAACATGCAGACAAATAAATAACCAGAAAAGACGTTGGCAACGATACGCTGACATAAAGGGGCCTTATGAATATAGGGTTTATCAGCAAAATACGCTATAATTTCTGGCCTGACAATAGGAAGAGAACATGGCCAAGACAGATCCCATTAACTTTGAACAATCACTGGAAACCTTAACGCAATTGGTTGAGGAGATGGAACGTGGGGATTTAGCACTGGAAGATGCACTCAAAAAATTCGAGCACGGTGTGACACTCACGCGTCAATGCCAAGATGCCCTCAAAAAAGCAGAACAACACGTACAAATATTAATGGAAAAAAATGGTGTCCAATCCTTCGAGCCTTTTACCACAGACGATGCAGACACAACTCACTAATTCTCTCTCGCTATGGCAACAGCACATCACAACAGCGATGCTGCGGTTTTTGCCTAGCCAAGA
The sequence above is a segment of the marine bacterium B5-7 genome. Coding sequences within it:
- the xseB gene encoding exodeoxyribonuclease 7 small subunit; the encoded protein is MAKTDPINFEQSLETLTQLVEEMERGDLALEDALKKFEHGVTLTRQCQDALKKAEQHVQILMEKNGVQSFEPFTTDDADTTH
- a CDS encoding transporter encodes the protein MSTSRTSTLKTLSIFSLIMITVGSVDSIRNLPATAMFGSELIFYFLIGAICFLLPCALITAELASNHPEHNGVYDWVKLAFGEHYGFFAIWLQWVENVIWYPTILAFVAGTLGYLISPDLAASKWFLTSVILIAFWGATFLNLLGIQLSALFSAICSIGGLFLPMAIIILLGIIWIATGHHMQIHFSWHALLPIHHDTNLWVSLTGIMLSFCGMEVAAVHAQDVKNPQRDFPIAMIASVAIIVVTLLLGSLAIAIVLPSAKISLVAGLMQAFDAFFTTYHLHWMMPLVAMMLIIGGMGGVNNWIIAPVRGLLLAAKDGYLPRICQRENRHRAPAFLLITQAVLVSGLATAFIFMPSVNGSYWLLTALASQLYMIMYVMMFIAGVVLRKSTRDPKAYRIPGGRWGIWLMAFLGTVAAVTTFIVGFIPPMGVDVGGQAHYEILLSFGLAIMLLPPLLIAFFGKAFFTSSES